In Micromonospora purpureochromogenes, a single window of DNA contains:
- the trmB gene encoding tRNA (guanosine(46)-N7)-methyltransferase TrmB, which translates to MSGRQTDALERLWPEYGVDIAELDGPFDPAALFGRDAPVVLEIGSGMGDATAAMAVADPGRDYLAVEVHTPGLGNLLELMERHGLTNVRVAKGDALDLVRAMPTGALDAVHVFFPDPWPKARHHKRRIIQPEHVALLRSRLRPGGTLHCATDWAEYAESMRETLTADPGLADPHGGFAPRPPYRPVTKFERRALTAGRPVFDLIHHRHP; encoded by the coding sequence ATGAGCGGCCGCCAGACGGACGCGCTGGAACGGCTCTGGCCGGAGTACGGCGTCGACATCGCCGAGCTCGACGGCCCCTTCGACCCGGCCGCGCTCTTCGGCCGGGACGCTCCCGTGGTGCTCGAGATCGGCTCCGGCATGGGCGACGCCACGGCGGCGATGGCCGTCGCCGACCCGGGCCGGGACTACCTGGCCGTCGAGGTGCACACGCCCGGCCTCGGCAACCTGCTGGAACTCATGGAGCGGCACGGGCTGACCAACGTCCGGGTGGCCAAGGGCGACGCGCTGGACCTGGTCCGGGCCATGCCGACCGGCGCCCTGGACGCGGTGCACGTCTTCTTCCCCGACCCCTGGCCCAAGGCCCGGCACCACAAGCGGCGGATCATCCAGCCCGAGCACGTGGCCCTGCTCCGCTCCCGCCTGCGGCCGGGCGGCACCCTGCACTGCGCCACCGACTGGGCCGAGTACGCCGAGTCGATGCGGGAGACCCTGACCGCCGACCCCGGCCTGGCCGACCCGCACGGCGGCTTCGCGCCCCGACCCCCGTACCGCCCGGTCACCAAGTTCGAGCGCCGCGCCCTCACCGCCGGCCGCCCCGTCTTCGACCTCATCCACCACCGCCACCCCTGA
- a CDS encoding peptidase M23, whose protein sequence is MRDDDTIDDQYAHEGPTGRSDDTPSSVQVGVLRGTEAAPSLRTRLGALINPLTRRPSRVALASGVVCCLGVAAFAGVQVLPADRLDPVAAQPALTERAQEGPASRGQARTPVTATPTPAATPTASPSPTATKKAKPKPKPKPKRIAPVAGLDQAQMDNAKAIVKAGRKMGVPRQALIIAVATAMQESNLYNYASGVLPESQNYPYQAIGWDHDSVGLFQQRPSSGWGEVRDLMDPEYATQAFLSALLEIPGWQDLALTDAAQAVQVSAFPWAYAQHEWRATEVVEAILA, encoded by the coding sequence ATGCGTGACGACGACACCATCGACGACCAGTACGCCCACGAGGGCCCGACTGGCCGTTCGGACGATACCCCCTCGTCCGTTCAGGTCGGCGTTCTTCGTGGCACCGAGGCCGCTCCCTCGCTCCGTACCCGCCTCGGCGCCCTCATTAACCCCCTGACCCGCCGCCCGTCGCGGGTGGCGCTCGCCTCCGGCGTGGTCTGCTGCCTCGGCGTGGCGGCCTTCGCCGGCGTGCAGGTCCTGCCGGCCGACCGGCTCGACCCGGTCGCCGCCCAGCCGGCGCTCACCGAGCGGGCGCAGGAGGGCCCCGCCTCCCGAGGCCAGGCGCGTACCCCGGTCACCGCGACCCCGACCCCCGCCGCCACCCCGACCGCCTCGCCGTCGCCGACCGCGACGAAGAAGGCGAAGCCGAAGCCCAAGCCGAAGCCGAAGCGGATCGCCCCCGTCGCCGGCCTTGACCAGGCCCAGATGGACAACGCCAAGGCCATCGTCAAGGCCGGCCGGAAGATGGGCGTGCCGCGACAGGCCCTGATCATCGCCGTGGCCACCGCGATGCAGGAGAGCAACCTCTACAACTACGCCAGCGGCGTGCTGCCCGAGTCCCAGAACTACCCCTACCAGGCCATCGGCTGGGACCACGACTCGGTCGGGCTGTTCCAGCAGCGGCCCAGCAGCGGCTGGGGCGAGGTCCGCGACCTGATGGACCCCGAGTACGCCACCCAGGCGTTCCTCTCCGCGCTGCTGGAGATCCCCGGCTGGCAGGACCTGGCGCTGACCGACGCGGCCCAGGCCGTGCAGGTCTCGGCGTTCCCGTGGGCCTACGCCCAGCACGAGTGGCGGGCGACCGAGGTGGTCGAGGCCATTCTGGCCTGA
- a CDS encoding antibiotic biosynthesis monooxygenase family protein, with product MAVVKINAIDVPSGAGEELEKRFAARAGAVENSPGFLGFELLRPVAGESRYFVYTRWESEEAYQAWAAGPARAAHAGGEGGEQRRPVASGATLLEFEVVQQVTGKG from the coding sequence ATGGCAGTCGTGAAGATCAACGCGATCGACGTCCCGTCCGGCGCCGGCGAGGAGCTGGAGAAGCGGTTCGCCGCCCGGGCCGGCGCGGTGGAGAACTCCCCCGGCTTCCTCGGCTTCGAGCTGCTGCGCCCGGTCGCCGGGGAGAGCCGCTACTTCGTCTACACCCGGTGGGAGAGCGAGGAGGCGTACCAGGCGTGGGCGGCCGGCCCGGCCCGGGCCGCGCACGCCGGCGGCGAGGGCGGCGAGCAGCGACGGCCGGTGGCCTCCGGCGCCACGCTGCTGGAGTTCGAGGTCGTCCAGCAGGTCACCGGCAAGGGCTGA
- a CDS encoding MFS transporter codes for MSAPGAVRDGSPAAGIRAAGPVRHRWLILAVLCLAQVTVVLDNTVLTVAIPVLTGELDATTADVQWMINAYALVQCGLLLTAGSAADRYGRRRMLLAGLVLFGAGSLAAGLAGTSGQLIAARAGMGIGGALLVTATLAVAMQIFDAAERPRAIGLWAATSALGFAAGPPIGGAILAHLPWNAIFLVNVPIVLVCLLAARVLVPESRDPVDGRLDLLGVLLSTAGLTGVVWAIISGPDHGWAAPAVLGAAGAGVLLLVLFVAWERRIPAPMLDMSLFSERRFVGAVSGVVLITFGATGALFLLTQHLQFVRGYSAWEAGLRMVPFALCIVVLNLAGVAARVIRRLGSPAAIAVGMALLAGGLTVVTHAPGDGYPVLLGGLLLMGAGCALANPAIVEAVMSTVPARKAGVGAGVDGTMTEVGGSLGIAVLGAVLNARFAALLPPALAGAGSLPAAVAAARSETERQVVSDAFRAALETGQTVGAVAVLVGGLVTAGLLRRADSSG; via the coding sequence ATGAGCGCCCCCGGCGCGGTGCGCGACGGCAGTCCGGCGGCGGGGATCCGGGCGGCCGGCCCGGTCCGGCACCGCTGGTTGATCCTGGCCGTGCTCTGCCTGGCCCAGGTCACCGTGGTCCTCGACAACACCGTGCTGACCGTGGCGATCCCGGTGCTCACCGGCGAACTGGACGCCACCACCGCCGACGTCCAATGGATGATCAACGCGTACGCGCTGGTGCAGTGCGGCCTGCTGCTCACGGCCGGCAGCGCCGCCGACCGGTACGGGCGGCGGCGGATGCTGCTCGCCGGCCTGGTCCTGTTCGGTGCCGGCTCGCTGGCCGCCGGGCTCGCCGGGACCAGCGGTCAGCTCATCGCCGCCCGGGCCGGCATGGGGATCGGCGGTGCCCTCCTGGTCACCGCCACCCTCGCGGTCGCCATGCAGATCTTCGACGCGGCCGAGCGGCCCCGGGCGATCGGTCTCTGGGCGGCCACCAGCGCGCTGGGCTTCGCGGCCGGGCCGCCGATCGGCGGCGCCATCCTCGCCCACCTGCCGTGGAACGCGATCTTCCTGGTCAACGTCCCGATCGTGCTGGTCTGCCTGCTGGCCGCCCGGGTGCTGGTGCCGGAGTCCCGCGACCCGGTGGACGGCCGCCTCGACCTGCTCGGCGTGCTGCTCTCCACGGCCGGCCTGACCGGGGTGGTCTGGGCGATCATCTCCGGCCCGGACCATGGGTGGGCGGCGCCGGCGGTGCTCGGCGCGGCCGGCGCCGGCGTGCTCCTGCTGGTGCTCTTCGTGGCGTGGGAACGGCGGATCCCGGCCCCGATGCTGGACATGAGCCTGTTCTCCGAACGCCGGTTCGTCGGCGCGGTCTCCGGGGTCGTCCTGATCACCTTCGGCGCCACCGGCGCACTGTTCCTGCTGACCCAGCATCTCCAGTTCGTGCGCGGCTATTCGGCGTGGGAGGCCGGGCTGCGGATGGTGCCCTTCGCGCTCTGCATCGTCGTGCTCAACCTCGCCGGCGTCGCCGCCCGGGTCATCCGCCGGCTCGGGTCGCCGGCGGCGATCGCCGTCGGGATGGCGCTGCTGGCCGGCGGCCTCACGGTCGTCACGCACGCACCGGGGGACGGCTACCCCGTGCTGCTCGGCGGGCTGCTGCTGATGGGCGCCGGCTGCGCGCTGGCCAACCCGGCCATCGTCGAGGCGGTGATGAGCACCGTGCCGGCGCGCAAGGCCGGCGTCGGTGCGGGCGTGGACGGCACCATGACCGAGGTCGGCGGCAGCCTGGGCATCGCCGTGCTGGGTGCCGTGCTGAACGCCCGGTTCGCCGCGCTGCTGCCGCCCGCCCTGGCCGGCGCGGGATCGCTCCCCGCCGCCGTGGCCGCCGCCCGGTCGGAGACCGAACGGCAGGTCGTCTCCGACGCGTTCCGCGCGGCGCTGGAGACCGGGCAGACGGTGGGCGCCGTCGCGGTCCTCGTCGGCGGCCTGGTCACCGCGGGGCTGCTGCGCCGCGCCGACAGCTCTGGCTGA
- a CDS encoding DEAD/DEAH box helicase has protein sequence MTLTAALPRSADPDTLYDAFAGWAKERGLDLYPHQEEAVIEIVSGANVIMNTPTGSGKSLVAIAAHFAALADDRTTFYTAPIKALVSEKFFALCEVFGAENVGMLTGDASVNADAPIICCTAEILANLALREGSRADVGQVVMDEFHFYAEPDRGWAWQVPLIELPQAQFVLMSATLGDTTRFVDDLTRRTGRSTAVVRSAERPVPLLFSYAMTPLHETLEELLETKQAPVYVVHFTQAAALERAQALMSVNVCTRAEKDMIAQAIGNFRFTSGFGKTLSRLVRHGIGVHHAGMLPKYRRLVETLAQAGLLKVICGTDTLGVGINVPIRTVLFTGLSKYDGVRTRLLKAREFHQIAGRAGRAGFDTLGRVVVQAPEHVIENEKALAKAGDDPKKRRKVVKKKPPEGSVGWGQPTFERLVEAEPEPLTSSFQVSHSMLLNVIGRPGDAFASMRHLLTDNHEDRAAQRRHIRRAIAIYRALRAGGVVEQLDEPDEAGRRVRLTVDLQLDFALNQPLSPLALATIELLDVESPSYALDVLSVIESILDDPRQVLSAQQFKARGEAVAAMKAEGIEYEARLELLDEVTWPKPLAELLEAAYEMYRQGHPWVADHQLAPKSIVRDMYERAMTFTEYVQFYGLSRSEGLVLRYLADAYKTLRQTVPEDAKTEELVDLIEWLGELVRQVDSSLIDEWERLRNPSDVAELASSLEDKPPAVTRNARAFRVLVRNALFRRVELAALRRWYDLGELDSASGWDADAWAEALEPYFESYDSIGVGPDARGPALLMIEQGRERWTVRQILDDPEGDHDWGISAEVDLAASDEAGAAVVRITDVGQL, from the coding sequence ATGACGCTCACTGCCGCGCTGCCTCGAAGCGCCGACCCCGACACCCTCTACGACGCGTTCGCCGGCTGGGCGAAGGAGCGCGGCCTCGACCTCTACCCCCACCAGGAGGAGGCGGTCATCGAGATCGTCTCCGGCGCGAACGTGATCATGAACACGCCGACCGGCTCCGGCAAGAGCCTGGTCGCGATCGCGGCGCACTTCGCCGCCCTGGCCGACGACCGGACCACCTTCTACACCGCGCCGATCAAGGCGCTGGTGTCGGAGAAGTTCTTCGCCCTCTGCGAGGTCTTCGGCGCGGAGAACGTCGGCATGCTCACCGGCGACGCCAGCGTCAACGCGGACGCCCCGATCATCTGCTGCACCGCCGAGATCCTGGCCAACCTCGCGCTGCGCGAAGGGTCCCGGGCGGACGTCGGCCAGGTGGTCATGGACGAGTTCCACTTCTACGCCGAGCCCGACCGGGGGTGGGCGTGGCAGGTGCCGCTGATCGAGCTGCCCCAGGCGCAGTTCGTGCTGATGTCGGCCACGCTCGGCGACACCACCCGGTTCGTCGACGACCTGACCCGGCGCACCGGGCGCTCCACGGCCGTCGTCCGCTCCGCCGAGCGGCCGGTCCCGCTGCTCTTCTCGTACGCGATGACCCCGCTGCACGAGACCCTGGAGGAGCTGCTGGAGACCAAGCAGGCCCCGGTCTACGTCGTGCACTTCACCCAGGCCGCCGCGCTGGAACGCGCGCAGGCGCTGATGAGCGTCAACGTCTGCACCCGGGCCGAGAAGGACATGATCGCCCAGGCGATCGGCAACTTCCGATTCACCTCCGGCTTCGGCAAGACCCTGTCCCGGCTGGTCCGGCACGGCATCGGCGTGCACCACGCCGGCATGCTGCCCAAGTACCGCCGGCTGGTGGAGACCCTCGCCCAGGCCGGCCTGCTCAAGGTCATCTGCGGCACCGACACCCTGGGCGTCGGCATCAACGTGCCCATCCGCACCGTGCTCTTCACCGGCCTGTCCAAGTACGACGGGGTGCGTACCCGGCTGCTCAAGGCCCGCGAGTTCCACCAGATCGCCGGACGGGCCGGGCGGGCCGGCTTCGACACCCTCGGCCGGGTGGTGGTGCAGGCCCCCGAGCACGTCATCGAGAACGAGAAGGCCCTGGCCAAGGCCGGCGACGACCCGAAGAAGCGGCGCAAGGTGGTCAAGAAGAAGCCGCCGGAGGGGTCGGTCGGCTGGGGGCAGCCCACCTTCGAGCGCCTGGTCGAGGCCGAGCCGGAGCCGCTGACCTCCAGCTTCCAGGTCAGCCACTCGATGCTGCTCAACGTCATCGGCCGCCCCGGCGACGCGTTCGCCTCGATGCGGCACCTGCTCACCGACAACCACGAGGACCGGGCCGCCCAGCGCCGGCACATCCGCCGGGCCATCGCGATCTACCGGGCGCTGCGCGCCGGCGGGGTGGTCGAACAGCTCGACGAGCCGGACGAGGCCGGCCGCCGGGTCCGCCTCACCGTCGACCTCCAGCTCGACTTCGCCCTCAACCAGCCGCTGTCGCCGCTGGCGCTGGCCACGATCGAGCTGCTCGACGTCGAGTCCCCCTCGTACGCCCTCGACGTGCTCTCGGTCATCGAGTCGATCCTCGACGACCCGCGGCAGGTGCTCTCCGCGCAACAGTTCAAGGCCCGCGGCGAGGCGGTGGCCGCGATGAAGGCCGAGGGCATCGAGTACGAGGCCCGCCTCGAACTGCTCGACGAGGTGACCTGGCCCAAGCCGCTCGCCGAGCTGCTGGAGGCCGCGTACGAGATGTACCGGCAGGGCCACCCGTGGGTCGCCGACCACCAGCTCGCCCCCAAGTCCATCGTCCGGGACATGTACGAGCGGGCGATGACCTTCACCGAGTACGTGCAGTTCTACGGGCTGTCCCGCTCGGAGGGCCTGGTGCTGCGGTACCTCGCCGACGCGTACAAGACGCTGCGGCAGACCGTGCCCGAGGACGCCAAGACCGAGGAGCTGGTCGACCTCATCGAGTGGCTGGGCGAGCTGGTCCGTCAGGTCGACTCCAGCCTGATCGACGAGTGGGAGCGGCTGCGCAACCCGTCCGACGTGGCGGAGCTGGCCTCCTCGCTGGAGGACAAGCCGCCGGCGGTCACCCGCAACGCCCGCGCCTTCCGGGTGCTGGTACGCAACGCGCTGTTCCGGCGGGTCGAGCTGGCCGCGCTGCGCCGCTGGTACGACCTGGGCGAGCTGGACTCCGCGTCGGGCTGGGACGCCGACGCGTGGGCCGAGGCGCTGGAGCCGTACTTCGAGTCGTACGACTCGATCGGGGTCGGCCCCGACGCGCGCGGGCCGGCGCTGCTGATGATCGAGCAGGGCCGGGAGCGCTGGACGGTACGGCAGATTCTCGACGACCCCGAGGGCGACCACGACTGGGGCATCAGCGCCGAGGTCGACCTCGCCGCGTCCGACGAGGCGGGCGCCGCGGTCGTCCGGATCACCGACGTCGGGCAGCTGTAG
- a CDS encoding class F sortase: MSGAMAPQPASTPAARGDRTSARSPWSVPLAAALVLLGVFATGAGLGRTVGPLDWTAGQQRPADAQERPAAGRGGGLPASRPVSLAVPAIQVTAPVAPVGQAKDGSIAVPPLNRHHETGWYDRGPTPGEPGRAIIVGHVDSKSGPAVFYDLRKLKPGDRIEVTREDRKIALFTVDSVEYFAKSHLPADRVYGADGPPALRLITCGGAWVGGRTGYEDNVIAFASLAETRQP; the protein is encoded by the coding sequence CTGAGCGGCGCGATGGCCCCGCAACCCGCCTCGACACCGGCCGCCCGCGGCGACCGTACCTCGGCACGCAGCCCCTGGTCGGTGCCGCTCGCGGCAGCCCTGGTGCTGCTCGGCGTCTTCGCCACCGGCGCGGGTCTCGGTCGTACCGTCGGGCCGCTGGACTGGACGGCCGGCCAGCAGCGCCCGGCGGACGCGCAGGAGCGGCCCGCGGCCGGGCGGGGCGGCGGGTTGCCGGCCAGCCGGCCGGTGAGCCTCGCGGTGCCGGCCATCCAGGTGACCGCCCCGGTGGCCCCGGTGGGGCAGGCGAAGGACGGGTCGATCGCCGTGCCGCCGCTGAACCGGCACCACGAGACCGGCTGGTACGACCGCGGCCCGACCCCGGGGGAGCCGGGCCGGGCCATCATCGTCGGGCACGTCGACTCCAAGAGCGGCCCGGCCGTCTTCTACGACCTGCGCAAGCTCAAGCCCGGCGACCGGATCGAGGTGACCCGGGAGGACCGCAAGATCGCGCTGTTCACCGTCGACTCGGTCGAGTACTTCGCCAAGTCCCATCTGCCGGCCGACCGGGTCTACGGCGCCGACGGGCCGCCGGCGCTGCGGCTGATCACCTGCGGCGGCGCCTGGGTCGGTGGCCGGACCGGCTACGAGGACAATGTCATCGCCTTCGCCTCGCTGGCCGAGACCCGCCAGCCCTGA
- a CDS encoding IucA/IucC family protein: MNPLASVDHLTPGHWAEANRLLVRKALAEFAHERLITPEPLGADRYRVRGDDGTVEYRFTARLLALRHWQVDAASISRHSGGRELPLDAVDLCLDLRGALGLTDEILPVYLEEITSTLAGTAYKLGKPAMDATKLARADFQDVETQMTEGHPCFVANNGRIGFGVHEYHRYAPEAARPVRLIWLAAHRDHTTFSCAADLDYDTLVRAELDDDTLAAFARTLTGLGLDPADYLLLPVHPWQWWNKLSVTFAGEVARRQLVCLGEGPDEYLAQQSIRTFFNVTHPEKHYVKTALSVLNMGFMRGLSAAYMEHTPAINDWLADLVATDPVFRRSRLTIIRERAAIGYRHRQYEAATDRYSPYRKMLAALWRESPVNGLEPGRRLATMASLLHVDRGGRSVAGALVAESGLAPTVWLRRYLDAYLVPLLHSLYAHDLAFMPHGENVILVLHDGAVERVIFKDIAEEIAVMDPEADLPPAVRRIRVAVPGEEKILSIFTDVFDCFLRHLNAILVTEGVLAEDQFWRTVAECAADYHRSVPHLADRLRRHDLFAAEFPLSCLNRLQLRNNRQMVDLADPSAALQFVGTLTNPLARFAPPR, translated from the coding sequence GTGAACCCCCTCGCATCCGTGGACCACCTGACCCCGGGGCACTGGGCCGAGGCCAACCGGCTGCTGGTCCGCAAGGCCCTCGCGGAGTTCGCCCACGAACGACTGATCACCCCGGAGCCGCTCGGCGCGGACCGCTACCGGGTACGCGGCGACGACGGCACCGTCGAGTACCGGTTCACCGCCCGGCTGCTCGCCCTGCGGCACTGGCAGGTCGACGCGGCCAGCATCAGCCGGCACTCCGGCGGCCGCGAGTTGCCGCTGGACGCCGTCGACCTCTGCCTCGACCTGCGCGGGGCGCTCGGCCTCACCGACGAGATCCTGCCGGTCTACCTCGAGGAGATCACCTCGACGCTGGCCGGCACCGCGTACAAGCTCGGCAAGCCGGCGATGGACGCCACCAAGCTGGCCCGGGCGGACTTCCAGGACGTCGAGACGCAGATGACCGAGGGGCACCCCTGCTTCGTGGCCAACAACGGCCGGATCGGTTTCGGGGTGCACGAGTACCACCGGTACGCCCCGGAGGCCGCCCGGCCGGTCCGCCTGATCTGGCTGGCCGCACACCGCGACCACACCACCTTCAGCTGCGCCGCCGACCTGGACTACGACACCCTGGTCCGCGCCGAACTCGACGACGACACGCTCGCCGCCTTCGCCCGTACCCTCACCGGGCTGGGCCTGGACCCGGCCGACTACCTGCTCCTCCCGGTGCATCCGTGGCAGTGGTGGAACAAGCTCTCCGTCACCTTCGCCGGCGAGGTGGCCCGGCGGCAGTTGGTCTGCCTCGGCGAGGGCCCCGACGAGTACCTCGCCCAGCAGTCCATCCGCACCTTCTTCAACGTCACCCACCCCGAGAAGCACTACGTCAAGACCGCCCTGTCGGTGCTCAACATGGGCTTCATGCGCGGGCTGTCCGCCGCGTACATGGAGCACACCCCGGCGATCAACGACTGGCTGGCCGACCTCGTCGCCACCGACCCCGTGTTCCGGCGCAGCCGGCTGACGATCATCCGGGAGCGCGCCGCGATCGGCTACCGCCACCGGCAGTACGAGGCGGCGACCGACCGGTACTCCCCGTACCGGAAGATGCTGGCCGCGCTCTGGCGGGAGAGCCCGGTGAACGGGCTGGAGCCGGGCCGCCGGCTGGCGACCATGGCGTCCCTGCTGCACGTCGACCGGGGCGGCCGCTCGGTGGCCGGCGCGCTGGTCGCGGAGTCGGGGCTGGCGCCGACGGTCTGGCTGCGCCGCTACCTCGACGCCTACCTGGTCCCTCTGCTGCACAGCCTCTACGCCCACGACCTGGCCTTCATGCCGCACGGGGAGAACGTGATCCTGGTGCTGCACGACGGGGCGGTGGAGCGGGTGATCTTCAAGGACATCGCCGAGGAGATCGCGGTGATGGACCCCGAGGCCGACCTGCCACCGGCGGTGCGACGCATCCGGGTCGCCGTCCCCGGCGAGGAGAAGATCCTGTCGATCTTCACCGACGTGTTCGACTGCTTCCTGCGCCACCTCAACGCCATCCTGGTCACCGAGGGCGTCCTGGCCGAGGACCAGTTCTGGCGCACGGTGGCCGAGTGCGCCGCCGACTATCACCGCAGCGTCCCGCACCTGGCCGATCGGCTGCGCCGGCACGACCTCTTCGCCGCCGAGTTCCCGCTGTCCTGCCTGAACCGGCTGCAACTGCGCAACAACCGGCAGATGGTCGACCTCGCCGACCCGTCGGCCGCGTTGCAGTTCGTCGGCACCCTGACCAACCCGCTCGCCCGCTTCGCCCCGCCGCGATGA
- a CDS encoding exodeoxyribonuclease III: protein MRLATWNVNSVKARLPRLLDWLATTGPDVVCLQETKCPDGAFPSAEVAELGYEVASHSDGRWNGVAILSRVGLADVAVGFSGEPGFPEPEARAISANCDGVRVWSVYVPNGRSPDDPHYAYKLAWFAALRDALEPELAGGAPVAVCGDFNVAPTDADVWDPGLFVTSTHVTPAERAALAALRDLGLVDVVPTPMKGPHPYTYWDYRAGMFHQNKGMRIDLVYASAPFARAVRSAYVDREARKGKGPSDHAPIVVDAELVPAVESF from the coding sequence ATGCGTCTGGCGACCTGGAACGTGAACTCGGTGAAGGCCCGCCTGCCCCGGCTGCTCGACTGGCTGGCCACCACCGGCCCGGACGTGGTCTGCCTGCAGGAGACCAAGTGCCCCGACGGCGCCTTCCCCAGCGCCGAGGTGGCCGAGCTGGGCTACGAGGTGGCCAGCCACAGCGACGGCCGGTGGAACGGGGTGGCGATCCTGTCCCGGGTCGGGCTGGCCGACGTGGCGGTCGGGTTCTCCGGCGAGCCCGGGTTCCCCGAGCCGGAGGCCCGGGCCATCTCGGCCAACTGCGACGGGGTCCGGGTCTGGTCGGTGTACGTGCCGAACGGCCGCTCCCCCGACGACCCGCACTACGCGTACAAGCTGGCCTGGTTCGCCGCGCTGCGCGACGCGTTGGAGCCGGAGCTGGCCGGCGGGGCGCCGGTGGCGGTCTGCGGCGACTTCAACGTCGCCCCCACCGACGCCGACGTCTGGGACCCGGGGCTCTTCGTCACCTCCACCCACGTCACGCCGGCCGAGCGGGCCGCCCTGGCGGCGCTGCGCGACCTCGGGCTGGTCGACGTGGTGCCGACCCCGATGAAGGGCCCGCACCCCTACACCTACTGGGACTACCGGGCCGGGATGTTCCACCAGAACAAGGGCATGCGGATCGACCTCGTCTACGCCTCGGCGCCGTTCGCCCGGGCGGTCCGCTCCGCGTACGTCGACCGGGAGGCCCGCAAGGGCAAGGGCCCCTCCGATCACGCCCCGATCGTGGTCGACGCCGAGCTGGTGCCGGCCGTCGAGTCGTTCTGA
- a CDS encoding proteasome assembly chaperone family protein — MLDPHELYQLTDDLPDLGQPVLIQALTGFVDAGNASRLAREQLLTSLESRQIATFDVDQLFDYRSRRPVMTFVEDHWEHYDAPELALHLLHDDDETPFLLLTGPEPDLQWERFVAAVAALATRLDVRLTAGLNSIPMAVPHTRPTGVTAHATRRELISGYEPWLQRVQVPGSVGHLLEYRLGEAGRDAIGFAAHVPHYVAQTEYPAAAEVLLSSVSRSTGLLLPSDSLRTAAEVVRVEIDRQVAQTDEAAALVQALEEQYDAFARGRGEKNLLAAEAGPLPTADELGAELERFLAEQTRPGDTPNG; from the coding sequence GTGCTCGACCCACACGAGCTCTACCAGCTCACCGACGACCTGCCCGACCTCGGGCAGCCGGTGCTGATCCAGGCCCTGACCGGCTTCGTCGACGCCGGCAACGCGAGCCGCCTGGCCCGTGAGCAGCTGCTCACCTCGCTGGAGTCGCGTCAGATCGCCACCTTCGACGTCGACCAGCTCTTCGACTACCGCTCCCGCCGCCCGGTGATGACCTTCGTCGAGGACCACTGGGAGCACTACGACGCCCCGGAGCTGGCGCTGCACCTGCTGCACGACGACGACGAGACCCCCTTTCTGCTGCTCACCGGCCCGGAGCCGGACCTGCAGTGGGAGCGGTTCGTGGCCGCGGTCGCCGCCCTGGCCACCCGACTCGACGTCCGGCTCACCGCCGGGCTCAACTCCATCCCGATGGCCGTGCCGCACACCCGCCCCACCGGGGTGACCGCGCACGCCACCCGGCGCGAGCTGATCTCCGGCTACGAGCCCTGGCTCCAGCGGGTGCAGGTCCCGGGCAGCGTCGGTCACCTGCTGGAGTACCGGCTCGGCGAGGCGGGCCGGGACGCGATCGGCTTCGCCGCGCACGTGCCGCACTACGTCGCCCAGACCGAGTACCCGGCCGCCGCCGAGGTGCTGCTCTCCTCGGTCTCCCGCAGCACCGGGCTGCTGCTGCCCAGCGACAGCCTGCGCACGGCCGCCGAGGTGGTGCGGGTCGAGATCGACCGGCAGGTCGCCCAGACCGACGAGGCCGCCGCGCTGGTCCAGGCCCTGGAGGAGCAGTACGACGCGTTCGCCCGTGGGCGCGGCGAGAAGAACCTGCTGGCCGCCGAGGCCGGGCCGCTGCCCACCGCCGACGAGCTCGGCGCCGAGCTGGAGCGGTTCCTGGCCGAGCAGACCCGACCCGGCGACACCCCGAACGGCTGA
- a CDS encoding EcsC family protein — protein sequence MTDSAPVDDEPTTPPPASPAAAVTPPATRAGEPDAPEAPPARLWDRMREDPQYAPEHLALEAVRRLGPEAAQWAARARAERPDVDADDLAEQAVRKFVNQARLSGAVSGVAGLPGAVIDVGVLAWTQARLVLHVAAAYGVDPVHPDRATDLLVLQKVHKVAESARLALGVAAGRERAGALFGHGAQNPLGKVMLRLGVRLAQMAGVRAAKRMFAKVVPGAAIILGTWANSSATRDLAERACALYRAGRGGVPQPRRP from the coding sequence GTGACCGACTCCGCCCCCGTCGACGACGAACCCACCACCCCGCCGCCGGCCAGCCCGGCGGCGGCGGTCACCCCGCCGGCCACCCGGGCGGGGGAGCCGGACGCCCCCGAGGCGCCGCCCGCCCGGCTCTGGGACCGGATGCGGGAGGACCCGCAGTACGCGCCGGAGCACCTCGCCCTGGAGGCGGTACGCCGGCTGGGGCCGGAGGCCGCCCAGTGGGCGGCTCGGGCCCGTGCCGAGCGCCCCGACGTCGACGCCGACGACCTCGCCGAGCAGGCGGTCCGCAAGTTCGTCAACCAGGCCCGCCTCTCCGGGGCGGTCTCCGGCGTGGCCGGGCTCCCCGGCGCGGTGATCGACGTCGGCGTGCTGGCCTGGACCCAGGCCCGCCTGGTGCTGCACGTCGCCGCCGCGTACGGGGTGGACCCGGTGCACCCCGACCGGGCCACCGACCTGCTGGTGCTGCAGAAGGTGCACAAGGTCGCCGAGAGCGCCCGGCTGGCGCTGGGCGTGGCGGCGGGGCGGGAACGCGCCGGGGCCCTGTTCGGCCACGGCGCGCAGAACCCGCTCGGCAAGGTGATGCTCCGCCTCGGCGTGCGACTGGCCCAGATGGCCGGGGTCCGCGCGGCGAAGCGGATGTTCGCCAAGGTCGTGCCGGGCGCCGCCATCATCCTCGGCACCTGGGCCAACTCGTCGGCCACCAGGGACCTCGCCGAGCGCGCCTGCGCGCTCTACCGGGCCGGTCGGGGCGGCGTGCCCCAGCCCCGCCGTCCCTGA